The following proteins are co-located in the Clostridia bacterium genome:
- a CDS encoding glucosamine-6-phosphate isomerase — MDFLSTVKGSLLDGFYPKGWDLAKMDACCEKGVQREDFWHKDFTPVECDNIYEFDTLMGHEIAMEIKKGRDEGRKIAMILPVGPMGMYKWAVYFLNEWNVKCDHVYTFNMDEWADAEGNTLSNDNPASFEYSMKQAFFDKLGENTVPPAQRNFATKENLPTYPEKIKALKEEGAKLVLVFGIGRMCHIAFWEPQFADEFATVEEWKAQNYRIGAKLHPLTIEQNAITSFKSRTTLVPCTANTIGPGLFLQADTIIGGCDGALGRGMGWQGMSFLTTLHYGPDMNITSTFMPTLPGKLFYLKELAGPLTAECN; from the coding sequence ATGGACTTTTTATCAACTGTAAAAGGAAGCTTGTTAGACGGCTTTTATCCCAAGGGCTGGGATTTGGCCAAAATGGATGCCTGCTGTGAAAAGGGTGTGCAGAGAGAAGATTTCTGGCACAAGGATTTTACGCCCGTGGAATGCGACAACATTTATGAATTTGACACCCTGATGGGTCATGAAATTGCAATGGAAATCAAAAAAGGCAGAGATGAGGGCAGAAAGATTGCCATGATTTTGCCGGTAGGTCCTATGGGTATGTACAAGTGGGCTGTATACTTTTTAAATGAATGGAATGTAAAGTGCGACCACGTTTACACCTTTAACATGGACGAATGGGCAGATGCAGAGGGTAACACACTCTCTAACGACAATCCTGCATCCTTTGAATACAGCATGAAGCAGGCGTTCTTTGATAAACTGGGTGAAAACACCGTTCCGCCTGCCCAGAGAAACTTTGCAACCAAGGAAAACTTACCCACCTATCCCGAAAAGATTAAGGCGTTAAAAGAAGAAGGCGCTAAATTGGTACTGGTATTCGGTATCGGCAGAATGTGCCACATTGCGTTCTGGGAACCCCAGTTTGCAGATGAATTCGCAACCGTTGAAGAGTGGAAGGCACAAAACTACAGAATCGGTGCGAAATTGCATCCTTTGACCATTGAACAAAACGCAATCACAAGCTTTAAGAGCCGTACAACTTTAGTTCCCTGCACCGCAAACACCATTGGACCCGGCTTATTCTTGCAGGCAGACACCATCATCGGCGGCTGCGACGGCGCATTAGGCCGTGGCATGGGCTGGCAGGGCATGAGCTTTTTGACCACTCTCCATTACGGACCCGATATGAACATTACCTCTACCTTTATGCCCACACTTCCGGGCAAGCTGTTCTACTTAAAAGAACTTGCAGGTCCTTTGACTGCAGAATGTAACTAA